Proteins co-encoded in one Scomber scombrus chromosome 14, fScoSco1.1, whole genome shotgun sequence genomic window:
- the slc8a4a gene encoding solute carrier family 8 member 4a isoform X1: MLLHKRILNCTPSFTPCMFISILLVLLPGVTHLSLGSASHEDADSTPGNCSSEDNCSDGVVLPMWNPQNPAVGDKVARAIVYFAALIYMFLGMSIIADRFMSSIEVITSQEKEITIKKPNGETTTTTVRIWNETVSNLTLMALGSSAPEILLSVIEVIGHNFEAGSLGPSTIVGSAAFNMFIIIAICVYVVPENETRKIKHLRVFFVTAAWSIFAYIWLYLILSVFSPGEVELWEAVLTFLFFPLCVLQAWIADRRLLFYKYVHKRYRADKTRGIIIESEGDAMFTKMDLEMDGQGVNSHTHPKEALDGMLEGVEEGGGMSAEQDQEEEARRDMARTLKDLKQRHPDKDMEQLIEMANYQVLVQQQKSRAFYRIQATRMMIGAGNILKKHAADQARKVVSCHEASGQEEDPNTIYLQFETSHYQCFENCGSLKLSVSRHGGESGCTVKVDYRTEDGTANAGSDYEFAEGTLVFKPGETTKEFTVGVIDDDIFEEDEHFYVRLNNPRIVHRAEVSILEPSSITSSNSTVGHISPKAALGSAHTATVTIYDDDHAGIFTFENNSMRVSESVGNMQVKVHRTSGARGKVAVPYHTVEGTAKAGEDYEEVSGKLEFQNDETMKMLNVKVIDDEEYEKNKIFTIVLEEPVLLEVGQRHGDTNDNKTAVGPEDVSKMGCPCLGEHTKLEVVIEESYEFKSTVDKLIKKTNLALVVGSSSWREQFVSAVTVSAGDDDEEESGEERLPSCFDYIMHFLTVFWKVLFAFVPPTEYWNGWACFFVSISLIGVLTAVTGDLASHFGCTIGLKDSVTAVVFVALGTSVPDTFASKVAAIQDQYADASIGNVTGSNAVNVFLGIGVAWTIAAVYWKSKNKPFMVNPGSLAFSVTVFTVMAVVCVLLLLYRRRPSVAGGELGGPRTAKLLTLFLFISIWFLYILLSSLETYCHIPGF, translated from the exons ATGTTACTGCACAAGCGCATACTGAACTGCACTCCATCTTTTACCCCTTGTATGTTCATCTCTATCCTGCTGGTTCTGCTACCAGGAGTCACTCATCTCTCCCTGGGCAGTGCCAGCCATGAAGATGCTGACAGCACACCAGGCAACTGCTCCAGTGAAGATAACTGCTCTGATGGCGTGGTGCTGCCCATGTGGAATCCCCAAAACCCTGCGGTGGGTGACAAGGTGGCACGCGCCATTGTTTACTTTGCAGCTCTGATATACATGTTCCTGGGCATGTCCATCATCGCAGACCGCTTCATGTCTTCCATTGAGGTCATCACCTCTCAGGAAAAGGAGATCACCATTAAGAAGCCCAACGGTGAGACCACCACGACTACTGTGCGCATCTGGAACGAAACGGTGTCCAATCTGACCCTGATGGCGCTTGGATCATCAGCACCAGAGATCCTACTGTCTGTCATCGAAGTGATCGGCCATAATTTCGAGGCTGGATCTCTGGGACCCAGCACCATTGTGGGCAGCGCTGCGTTCAACATGTTCATTATCATCGCTATCTGTGTCTATGTGGTGCCGGAGAATGAAACCCGCAAGATAAAGCACCTGCGGGTGTTTTTTGTCACTGCAGCCTGGAGCATTTTTGCCTACATCTGGCTGTATCTCATCCTGTCTGTGTTCTCCCCTGGAGAGGTGGAACTTTGGGAGGCAGTCCTcacctttctcttctttcctctctgtgtgctgCAAGCCTGGATTGCAGACCGACGCCTGCTCTTCTACAAGTACGTCCATAAGCGTTATCGAGCTGACAAGACCCGAGGCATTATCATTGAGTCAGAGGGAGATGCAATGTTTACCAAGATGGACTTGGAGATGGACGGCCAGGGTGTAAACTCCCACACTCATCCCAAAGAGGCACTGGACGGAATGCTGGAAGGGGTGGAGGAAGGTGGAGGGATGAGTGCCGAGCAAGACCAAGAGGAAGAGGCCCGTCGGGATATGGCTCGCACTCTGAAAGATTTAAAACAGAGGCACCCAGATAAGGACATGGAGCAGCTGATTGAAATGGCCAACTACCAAGTGCTGGTCCAGCAACAGAAGAGCCGGGCCTTCTATCGCATTCAAGCCACACGCATGATGATCGGAGCTGGTAACATTCTGAAAAAGCACGCCGCTGACCAAGCTAGGAAGGTGGTGAGCTGTCATGAGGCCAGTGGACAAGAGGAGGATCCCAACACCATCTACCTGCAGTTTGAAACCTCTCACTACCAGTGTTTCGAGAACTGTGGCTCCTTAAAGCTCTCGGTGAGCCGGCATGGAGGAGAAAGTGGCTGCACTGTGAAG GTAGACTACCGTACAGAAGATGGAACTGCCAATGCTGGCTCAGACTATGAGTTTGCTGAGGGCACGTTGGTCTTCAAACCTGGTGAGACCACAAAAGAATTCACTGTTGGCGTTATTGATGATGACATTTTTGAAGAGGACGAGCACTTCTATGTGCGCCTCAATAACCCACGTATAGTGCACCGAGCTGAGGTCTCCATCCTGGAACCAAGCTCTATCACCTCCAGCAACAGCACGGTGGGCCACATCTCCCCAAAGGCAGCCCTGGGTAGCGCTCACACCGCCACGGTTACCATCTACGACGACGACCACGCTGGCATTTTCACGTTTGAGAATAACTCCATGAGGGTCAGCGAGAGCGTCGGAAACATGCAGGTGAAGGTTCATCGGACGTCCGGGGCGAGGGGGAAGGTGGCGGTGCCTTACCACACCGTCGAGGGTACCGCAAAGGCCGGAGAGGACTACGAGGAAGTGTCAGGAAAGCTGGAGTTTCAGAACGATGAGACCAT GAAGATGTTAAATGTGAAGGTCATCGATGACGAAGAGTACGAGAAGAACAAGATTTTCACGATTGTGCTGGAGGAGCCAGTTCTGCTGGAGGTGGGACAGAGACACG GAGACACCAATGATAACAAGACAGCGGTGGGACCTGAAGACGTGTCAAAGATGGGCTGTCCCTGTCTGGGAGAGCATACCAAGCTGGAGGTGGTCATCGAGGAGTCCTATGAGTTCAAG AGCACCGTGGACAAGCTGATCAAAAAGACAAACTTGGCTCTGGTGGTGGggagcagcagctggagagAGCAGTTTGTCAGTGCCGTCACTGTCAGCGCAG gtgatgatgatgaggaagagagTGGCGAAGAACGCTTGCCGTCCTGCTTTGATTACATCATGCACTTCCTAACGGTTTTCTGGAAAGTCCTTTTCGCTTTTGTCCCACCCACTGAGTACTGGAACGGCTGGGCCTGCTTCTTTGTGTCCATTTCCCTGATCGGCGTTCTGACAGCCGTGACCGGAGACCTGGCCTCTCATTTCGGCTGCACCATCGGACTCAAAGACTCGGTCACCGCCGTGGTGTTCGTGGCCCTCGGCACCTCTGTTCCAG ACACATTTGCGAGCAAAGTGGCCGCCATCCAGGACCAATACGCTGACGCCTCCATCGGAAACGTGACGGGCAGCAACGCGGTGAACGTGTTCCTGGGAATTGGGGTGGCGTGGACCATCGCAGCTGTTTACTGGAAGAGCAAGAATAAGCCGTTCATGGTGAACCCGGGCTCCCTGGCCTTCTCCGTCACCGTCTTCACCGTCATGGCGGTGGTGTGCGTGCTGTTGCTGCTCTACCGCCGGCGTCCGAGCGTGGCGGGTGGAGAGCTCGGGGGCCCACGGACAGCCAAGCTCCTCACCTTGTTCCTCTTCATCTCCATCTGGTTCCTCTacatcctgttgtcctccttgGAGACCTACTGCCACATACCTGGCTTCTGA
- the slc8a4a gene encoding solute carrier family 8 member 4a isoform X3 has protein sequence MWNPQNPAVGDKVARAIVYFAALIYMFLGMSIIADRFMSSIEVITSQEKEITIKKPNGETTTTTVRIWNETVSNLTLMALGSSAPEILLSVIEVIGHNFEAGSLGPSTIVGSAAFNMFIIIAICVYVVPENETRKIKHLRVFFVTAAWSIFAYIWLYLILSVFSPGEVELWEAVLTFLFFPLCVLQAWIADRRLLFYKYVHKRYRADKTRGIIIESEGDAMFTKMDLEMDGQGVNSHTHPKEALDGMLEGVEEGGGMSAEQDQEEEARRDMARTLKDLKQRHPDKDMEQLIEMANYQVLVQQQKSRAFYRIQATRMMIGAGNILKKHAADQARKVVSCHEASGQEEDPNTIYLQFETSHYQCFENCGSLKLSVSRHGGESGCTVKVDYRTEDGTANAGSDYEFAEGTLVFKPGETTKEFTVGVIDDDIFEEDEHFYVRLNNPRIVHRAEVSILEPSSITSSNSTVGHISPKAALGSAHTATVTIYDDDHAGIFTFENNSMRVSESVGNMQVKVHRTSGARGKVAVPYHTVEGTAKAGEDYEEVSGKLEFQNDETMKMLNVKVIDDEEYEKNKIFTIVLEEPVLLEVGQRHAFPFAAGDTNDNKTAVGPEDVSKMGCPCLGEHTKLEVVIEESYEFKSTVDKLIKKTNLALVVGSSSWREQFVSAVTVSAGDDDEEESGEERLPSCFDYIMHFLTVFWKVLFAFVPPTEYWNGWACFFVSISLIGVLTAVTGDLASHFGCTIGLKDSVTAVVFVALGTSVPDTFASKVAAIQDQYADASIGNVTGSNAVNVFLGIGVAWTIAAVYWKSKNKPFMVNPGSLAFSVTVFTVMAVVCVLLLLYRRRPSVAGGELGGPRTAKLLTLFLFISIWFLYILLSSLETYCHIPGF, from the exons ATGTGGAATCCCCAAAACCCTGCGGTGGGTGACAAGGTGGCACGCGCCATTGTTTACTTTGCAGCTCTGATATACATGTTCCTGGGCATGTCCATCATCGCAGACCGCTTCATGTCTTCCATTGAGGTCATCACCTCTCAGGAAAAGGAGATCACCATTAAGAAGCCCAACGGTGAGACCACCACGACTACTGTGCGCATCTGGAACGAAACGGTGTCCAATCTGACCCTGATGGCGCTTGGATCATCAGCACCAGAGATCCTACTGTCTGTCATCGAAGTGATCGGCCATAATTTCGAGGCTGGATCTCTGGGACCCAGCACCATTGTGGGCAGCGCTGCGTTCAACATGTTCATTATCATCGCTATCTGTGTCTATGTGGTGCCGGAGAATGAAACCCGCAAGATAAAGCACCTGCGGGTGTTTTTTGTCACTGCAGCCTGGAGCATTTTTGCCTACATCTGGCTGTATCTCATCCTGTCTGTGTTCTCCCCTGGAGAGGTGGAACTTTGGGAGGCAGTCCTcacctttctcttctttcctctctgtgtgctgCAAGCCTGGATTGCAGACCGACGCCTGCTCTTCTACAAGTACGTCCATAAGCGTTATCGAGCTGACAAGACCCGAGGCATTATCATTGAGTCAGAGGGAGATGCAATGTTTACCAAGATGGACTTGGAGATGGACGGCCAGGGTGTAAACTCCCACACTCATCCCAAAGAGGCACTGGACGGAATGCTGGAAGGGGTGGAGGAAGGTGGAGGGATGAGTGCCGAGCAAGACCAAGAGGAAGAGGCCCGTCGGGATATGGCTCGCACTCTGAAAGATTTAAAACAGAGGCACCCAGATAAGGACATGGAGCAGCTGATTGAAATGGCCAACTACCAAGTGCTGGTCCAGCAACAGAAGAGCCGGGCCTTCTATCGCATTCAAGCCACACGCATGATGATCGGAGCTGGTAACATTCTGAAAAAGCACGCCGCTGACCAAGCTAGGAAGGTGGTGAGCTGTCATGAGGCCAGTGGACAAGAGGAGGATCCCAACACCATCTACCTGCAGTTTGAAACCTCTCACTACCAGTGTTTCGAGAACTGTGGCTCCTTAAAGCTCTCGGTGAGCCGGCATGGAGGAGAAAGTGGCTGCACTGTGAAG GTAGACTACCGTACAGAAGATGGAACTGCCAATGCTGGCTCAGACTATGAGTTTGCTGAGGGCACGTTGGTCTTCAAACCTGGTGAGACCACAAAAGAATTCACTGTTGGCGTTATTGATGATGACATTTTTGAAGAGGACGAGCACTTCTATGTGCGCCTCAATAACCCACGTATAGTGCACCGAGCTGAGGTCTCCATCCTGGAACCAAGCTCTATCACCTCCAGCAACAGCACGGTGGGCCACATCTCCCCAAAGGCAGCCCTGGGTAGCGCTCACACCGCCACGGTTACCATCTACGACGACGACCACGCTGGCATTTTCACGTTTGAGAATAACTCCATGAGGGTCAGCGAGAGCGTCGGAAACATGCAGGTGAAGGTTCATCGGACGTCCGGGGCGAGGGGGAAGGTGGCGGTGCCTTACCACACCGTCGAGGGTACCGCAAAGGCCGGAGAGGACTACGAGGAAGTGTCAGGAAAGCTGGAGTTTCAGAACGATGAGACCAT GAAGATGTTAAATGTGAAGGTCATCGATGACGAAGAGTACGAGAAGAACAAGATTTTCACGATTGTGCTGGAGGAGCCAGTTCTGCTGGAGGTGGGACAGAGACACG CTTTTCCGTTTGCCGCAGGAGACACCAATGATAACAAGACAGCGGTGGGACCTGAAGACGTGTCAAAGATGGGCTGTCCCTGTCTGGGAGAGCATACCAAGCTGGAGGTGGTCATCGAGGAGTCCTATGAGTTCAAG AGCACCGTGGACAAGCTGATCAAAAAGACAAACTTGGCTCTGGTGGTGGggagcagcagctggagagAGCAGTTTGTCAGTGCCGTCACTGTCAGCGCAG gtgatgatgatgaggaagagagTGGCGAAGAACGCTTGCCGTCCTGCTTTGATTACATCATGCACTTCCTAACGGTTTTCTGGAAAGTCCTTTTCGCTTTTGTCCCACCCACTGAGTACTGGAACGGCTGGGCCTGCTTCTTTGTGTCCATTTCCCTGATCGGCGTTCTGACAGCCGTGACCGGAGACCTGGCCTCTCATTTCGGCTGCACCATCGGACTCAAAGACTCGGTCACCGCCGTGGTGTTCGTGGCCCTCGGCACCTCTGTTCCAG ACACATTTGCGAGCAAAGTGGCCGCCATCCAGGACCAATACGCTGACGCCTCCATCGGAAACGTGACGGGCAGCAACGCGGTGAACGTGTTCCTGGGAATTGGGGTGGCGTGGACCATCGCAGCTGTTTACTGGAAGAGCAAGAATAAGCCGTTCATGGTGAACCCGGGCTCCCTGGCCTTCTCCGTCACCGTCTTCACCGTCATGGCGGTGGTGTGCGTGCTGTTGCTGCTCTACCGCCGGCGTCCGAGCGTGGCGGGTGGAGAGCTCGGGGGCCCACGGACAGCCAAGCTCCTCACCTTGTTCCTCTTCATCTCCATCTGGTTCCTCTacatcctgttgtcctccttgGAGACCTACTGCCACATACCTGGCTTCTGA
- the slc8a4a gene encoding solute carrier family 8 member 4a isoform X4 encodes MWNPQNPAVGDKVARAIVYFAALIYMFLGMSIIADRFMSSIEVITSQEKEITIKKPNGETTTTTVRIWNETVSNLTLMALGSSAPEILLSVIEVIGHNFEAGSLGPSTIVGSAAFNMFIIIAICVYVVPENETRKIKHLRVFFVTAAWSIFAYIWLYLILSVFSPGEVELWEAVLTFLFFPLCVLQAWIADRRLLFYKYVHKRYRADKTRGIIIESEGDAMFTKMDLEMDGQGVNSHTHPKEALDGMLEGVEEGGGMSAEQDQEEEARRDMARTLKDLKQRHPDKDMEQLIEMANYQVLVQQQKSRAFYRIQATRMMIGAGNILKKHAADQARKVVSCHEASGQEEDPNTIYLQFETSHYQCFENCGSLKLSVSRHGGESGCTVKVDYRTEDGTANAGSDYEFAEGTLVFKPGETTKEFTVGVIDDDIFEEDEHFYVRLNNPRIVHRAEVSILEPSSITSSNSTVGHISPKAALGSAHTATVTIYDDDHAGIFTFENNSMRVSESVGNMQVKVHRTSGARGKVAVPYHTVEGTAKAGEDYEEVSGKLEFQNDETMKMLNVKVIDDEEYEKNKIFTIVLEEPVLLEVGQRHDTNDNKTAVGPEDVSKMGCPCLGEHTKLEVVIEESYEFKSTVDKLIKKTNLALVVGSSSWREQFVSAVTVSAGDDDEEESGEERLPSCFDYIMHFLTVFWKVLFAFVPPTEYWNGWACFFVSISLIGVLTAVTGDLASHFGCTIGLKDSVTAVVFVALGTSVPDTFASKVAAIQDQYADASIGNVTGSNAVNVFLGIGVAWTIAAVYWKSKNKPFMVNPGSLAFSVTVFTVMAVVCVLLLLYRRRPSVAGGELGGPRTAKLLTLFLFISIWFLYILLSSLETYCHIPGF; translated from the exons ATGTGGAATCCCCAAAACCCTGCGGTGGGTGACAAGGTGGCACGCGCCATTGTTTACTTTGCAGCTCTGATATACATGTTCCTGGGCATGTCCATCATCGCAGACCGCTTCATGTCTTCCATTGAGGTCATCACCTCTCAGGAAAAGGAGATCACCATTAAGAAGCCCAACGGTGAGACCACCACGACTACTGTGCGCATCTGGAACGAAACGGTGTCCAATCTGACCCTGATGGCGCTTGGATCATCAGCACCAGAGATCCTACTGTCTGTCATCGAAGTGATCGGCCATAATTTCGAGGCTGGATCTCTGGGACCCAGCACCATTGTGGGCAGCGCTGCGTTCAACATGTTCATTATCATCGCTATCTGTGTCTATGTGGTGCCGGAGAATGAAACCCGCAAGATAAAGCACCTGCGGGTGTTTTTTGTCACTGCAGCCTGGAGCATTTTTGCCTACATCTGGCTGTATCTCATCCTGTCTGTGTTCTCCCCTGGAGAGGTGGAACTTTGGGAGGCAGTCCTcacctttctcttctttcctctctgtgtgctgCAAGCCTGGATTGCAGACCGACGCCTGCTCTTCTACAAGTACGTCCATAAGCGTTATCGAGCTGACAAGACCCGAGGCATTATCATTGAGTCAGAGGGAGATGCAATGTTTACCAAGATGGACTTGGAGATGGACGGCCAGGGTGTAAACTCCCACACTCATCCCAAAGAGGCACTGGACGGAATGCTGGAAGGGGTGGAGGAAGGTGGAGGGATGAGTGCCGAGCAAGACCAAGAGGAAGAGGCCCGTCGGGATATGGCTCGCACTCTGAAAGATTTAAAACAGAGGCACCCAGATAAGGACATGGAGCAGCTGATTGAAATGGCCAACTACCAAGTGCTGGTCCAGCAACAGAAGAGCCGGGCCTTCTATCGCATTCAAGCCACACGCATGATGATCGGAGCTGGTAACATTCTGAAAAAGCACGCCGCTGACCAAGCTAGGAAGGTGGTGAGCTGTCATGAGGCCAGTGGACAAGAGGAGGATCCCAACACCATCTACCTGCAGTTTGAAACCTCTCACTACCAGTGTTTCGAGAACTGTGGCTCCTTAAAGCTCTCGGTGAGCCGGCATGGAGGAGAAAGTGGCTGCACTGTGAAG GTAGACTACCGTACAGAAGATGGAACTGCCAATGCTGGCTCAGACTATGAGTTTGCTGAGGGCACGTTGGTCTTCAAACCTGGTGAGACCACAAAAGAATTCACTGTTGGCGTTATTGATGATGACATTTTTGAAGAGGACGAGCACTTCTATGTGCGCCTCAATAACCCACGTATAGTGCACCGAGCTGAGGTCTCCATCCTGGAACCAAGCTCTATCACCTCCAGCAACAGCACGGTGGGCCACATCTCCCCAAAGGCAGCCCTGGGTAGCGCTCACACCGCCACGGTTACCATCTACGACGACGACCACGCTGGCATTTTCACGTTTGAGAATAACTCCATGAGGGTCAGCGAGAGCGTCGGAAACATGCAGGTGAAGGTTCATCGGACGTCCGGGGCGAGGGGGAAGGTGGCGGTGCCTTACCACACCGTCGAGGGTACCGCAAAGGCCGGAGAGGACTACGAGGAAGTGTCAGGAAAGCTGGAGTTTCAGAACGATGAGACCAT GAAGATGTTAAATGTGAAGGTCATCGATGACGAAGAGTACGAGAAGAACAAGATTTTCACGATTGTGCTGGAGGAGCCAGTTCTGCTGGAGGTGGGACAGAGACACG ACACCAATGATAACAAGACAGCGGTGGGACCTGAAGACGTGTCAAAGATGGGCTGTCCCTGTCTGGGAGAGCATACCAAGCTGGAGGTGGTCATCGAGGAGTCCTATGAGTTCAAG AGCACCGTGGACAAGCTGATCAAAAAGACAAACTTGGCTCTGGTGGTGGggagcagcagctggagagAGCAGTTTGTCAGTGCCGTCACTGTCAGCGCAG gtgatgatgatgaggaagagagTGGCGAAGAACGCTTGCCGTCCTGCTTTGATTACATCATGCACTTCCTAACGGTTTTCTGGAAAGTCCTTTTCGCTTTTGTCCCACCCACTGAGTACTGGAACGGCTGGGCCTGCTTCTTTGTGTCCATTTCCCTGATCGGCGTTCTGACAGCCGTGACCGGAGACCTGGCCTCTCATTTCGGCTGCACCATCGGACTCAAAGACTCGGTCACCGCCGTGGTGTTCGTGGCCCTCGGCACCTCTGTTCCAG ACACATTTGCGAGCAAAGTGGCCGCCATCCAGGACCAATACGCTGACGCCTCCATCGGAAACGTGACGGGCAGCAACGCGGTGAACGTGTTCCTGGGAATTGGGGTGGCGTGGACCATCGCAGCTGTTTACTGGAAGAGCAAGAATAAGCCGTTCATGGTGAACCCGGGCTCCCTGGCCTTCTCCGTCACCGTCTTCACCGTCATGGCGGTGGTGTGCGTGCTGTTGCTGCTCTACCGCCGGCGTCCGAGCGTGGCGGGTGGAGAGCTCGGGGGCCCACGGACAGCCAAGCTCCTCACCTTGTTCCTCTTCATCTCCATCTGGTTCCTCTacatcctgttgtcctccttgGAGACCTACTGCCACATACCTGGCTTCTGA
- the slc8a4a gene encoding solute carrier family 8 member 4a isoform X2, translated as MWNPQNPAVGDKVARAIVYFAALIYMFLGMSIIADRFMSSIEVITSQEKEITIKKPNGETTTTTVRIWNETVSNLTLMALGSSAPEILLSVIEVIGHNFEAGSLGPSTIVGSAAFNMFIIIAICVYVVPENETRKIKHLRVFFVTAAWSIFAYIWLYLILSVFSPGEVELWEAVLTFLFFPLCVLQAWIADRRLLFYKYVHKRYRADKTRGIIIESEGDAMFTKMDLEMDGQGVNSHTHPKEALDGMLEGVEEGGGMSAEQDQEEEARRDMARTLKDLKQRHPDKDMEQLIEMANYQVLVQQQKSRAFYRIQATRMMIGAGNILKKHAADQARKVVSCHEASGQEEDPNTIYLQFETSHYQCFENCGSLKLSVSRHGGESGCTVKVDYRTEDGTANAGSDYEFAEGTLVFKPGETTKEFTVGVIDDDIFEEDEHFYVRLNNPRIVHRAEVSILEPSSITSSNSTVGHISPKAALGSAHTATVTIYDDDHAGIFTFENNSMRVSESVGNMQVKVHRTSGARGKVAVPYHTVEGTAKAGEDYEEVSGKLEFQNDETMKMLNVKVIDDEEYEKNKIFTIVLEEPGTLADSLQAFPFAAGDTNDNKTAVGPEDVSKMGCPCLGEHTKLEVVIEESYEFKSTVDKLIKKTNLALVVGSSSWREQFVSAVTVSAGDDDEEESGEERLPSCFDYIMHFLTVFWKVLFAFVPPTEYWNGWACFFVSISLIGVLTAVTGDLASHFGCTIGLKDSVTAVVFVALGTSVPDTFASKVAAIQDQYADASIGNVTGSNAVNVFLGIGVAWTIAAVYWKSKNKPFMVNPGSLAFSVTVFTVMAVVCVLLLLYRRRPSVAGGELGGPRTAKLLTLFLFISIWFLYILLSSLETYCHIPGF; from the exons ATGTGGAATCCCCAAAACCCTGCGGTGGGTGACAAGGTGGCACGCGCCATTGTTTACTTTGCAGCTCTGATATACATGTTCCTGGGCATGTCCATCATCGCAGACCGCTTCATGTCTTCCATTGAGGTCATCACCTCTCAGGAAAAGGAGATCACCATTAAGAAGCCCAACGGTGAGACCACCACGACTACTGTGCGCATCTGGAACGAAACGGTGTCCAATCTGACCCTGATGGCGCTTGGATCATCAGCACCAGAGATCCTACTGTCTGTCATCGAAGTGATCGGCCATAATTTCGAGGCTGGATCTCTGGGACCCAGCACCATTGTGGGCAGCGCTGCGTTCAACATGTTCATTATCATCGCTATCTGTGTCTATGTGGTGCCGGAGAATGAAACCCGCAAGATAAAGCACCTGCGGGTGTTTTTTGTCACTGCAGCCTGGAGCATTTTTGCCTACATCTGGCTGTATCTCATCCTGTCTGTGTTCTCCCCTGGAGAGGTGGAACTTTGGGAGGCAGTCCTcacctttctcttctttcctctctgtgtgctgCAAGCCTGGATTGCAGACCGACGCCTGCTCTTCTACAAGTACGTCCATAAGCGTTATCGAGCTGACAAGACCCGAGGCATTATCATTGAGTCAGAGGGAGATGCAATGTTTACCAAGATGGACTTGGAGATGGACGGCCAGGGTGTAAACTCCCACACTCATCCCAAAGAGGCACTGGACGGAATGCTGGAAGGGGTGGAGGAAGGTGGAGGGATGAGTGCCGAGCAAGACCAAGAGGAAGAGGCCCGTCGGGATATGGCTCGCACTCTGAAAGATTTAAAACAGAGGCACCCAGATAAGGACATGGAGCAGCTGATTGAAATGGCCAACTACCAAGTGCTGGTCCAGCAACAGAAGAGCCGGGCCTTCTATCGCATTCAAGCCACACGCATGATGATCGGAGCTGGTAACATTCTGAAAAAGCACGCCGCTGACCAAGCTAGGAAGGTGGTGAGCTGTCATGAGGCCAGTGGACAAGAGGAGGATCCCAACACCATCTACCTGCAGTTTGAAACCTCTCACTACCAGTGTTTCGAGAACTGTGGCTCCTTAAAGCTCTCGGTGAGCCGGCATGGAGGAGAAAGTGGCTGCACTGTGAAG GTAGACTACCGTACAGAAGATGGAACTGCCAATGCTGGCTCAGACTATGAGTTTGCTGAGGGCACGTTGGTCTTCAAACCTGGTGAGACCACAAAAGAATTCACTGTTGGCGTTATTGATGATGACATTTTTGAAGAGGACGAGCACTTCTATGTGCGCCTCAATAACCCACGTATAGTGCACCGAGCTGAGGTCTCCATCCTGGAACCAAGCTCTATCACCTCCAGCAACAGCACGGTGGGCCACATCTCCCCAAAGGCAGCCCTGGGTAGCGCTCACACCGCCACGGTTACCATCTACGACGACGACCACGCTGGCATTTTCACGTTTGAGAATAACTCCATGAGGGTCAGCGAGAGCGTCGGAAACATGCAGGTGAAGGTTCATCGGACGTCCGGGGCGAGGGGGAAGGTGGCGGTGCCTTACCACACCGTCGAGGGTACCGCAAAGGCCGGAGAGGACTACGAGGAAGTGTCAGGAAAGCTGGAGTTTCAGAACGATGAGACCAT GAAGATGTTAAATGTGAAGGTCATCGATGACGAAGAGTACGAGAAGAACAAGATTTTCACGATTGTGCTGGAGGAGCCA GGAACGCTGGCTGACAGTTTACAAGCTTTTCCGTTTGCCGCAGGAGACACCAATGATAACAAGACAGCGGTGGGACCTGAAGACGTGTCAAAGATGGGCTGTCCCTGTCTGGGAGAGCATACCAAGCTGGAGGTGGTCATCGAGGAGTCCTATGAGTTCAAG AGCACCGTGGACAAGCTGATCAAAAAGACAAACTTGGCTCTGGTGGTGGggagcagcagctggagagAGCAGTTTGTCAGTGCCGTCACTGTCAGCGCAG gtgatgatgatgaggaagagagTGGCGAAGAACGCTTGCCGTCCTGCTTTGATTACATCATGCACTTCCTAACGGTTTTCTGGAAAGTCCTTTTCGCTTTTGTCCCACCCACTGAGTACTGGAACGGCTGGGCCTGCTTCTTTGTGTCCATTTCCCTGATCGGCGTTCTGACAGCCGTGACCGGAGACCTGGCCTCTCATTTCGGCTGCACCATCGGACTCAAAGACTCGGTCACCGCCGTGGTGTTCGTGGCCCTCGGCACCTCTGTTCCAG ACACATTTGCGAGCAAAGTGGCCGCCATCCAGGACCAATACGCTGACGCCTCCATCGGAAACGTGACGGGCAGCAACGCGGTGAACGTGTTCCTGGGAATTGGGGTGGCGTGGACCATCGCAGCTGTTTACTGGAAGAGCAAGAATAAGCCGTTCATGGTGAACCCGGGCTCCCTGGCCTTCTCCGTCACCGTCTTCACCGTCATGGCGGTGGTGTGCGTGCTGTTGCTGCTCTACCGCCGGCGTCCGAGCGTGGCGGGTGGAGAGCTCGGGGGCCCACGGACAGCCAAGCTCCTCACCTTGTTCCTCTTCATCTCCATCTGGTTCCTCTacatcctgttgtcctccttgGAGACCTACTGCCACATACCTGGCTTCTGA